Proteins encoded together in one Variovorax paradoxus window:
- a CDS encoding acetyl-CoA C-acetyltransferase, with translation MEDIVIVSAARTAVGKFGGSLAGIAATELGALVIKEVIARANLTAEQVGEAIMGQVLAAGAGQNPARQAWLKSGGAKETPALTINAVCGSGLKAVMLAAQAVATGDSEIVIAGGQENMSMAPHVLPNSRNGQRMGDWKMVDTMIVDGLWDVYNQYHMGITAENVAKKFGIDRSAQDELALGSQTKAAAAQDAGKFKDEIVPVSIPQKKGDPLVFDKDEFINRKTSAEGLAGLRPAFDKAGGVTAGNASGLNDGAAAVMVMTAKKAAALGLKPLGRIASYATAGLDPAIMGMGPVPASTKALQRAGWKAADLDLLEINEAFAAQACAVNKEMGWDVNKVNVNGGAIAIGHPIGASGCRILVTLLHEMQRQNAKKGIASLCIGGGMGVALTIER, from the coding sequence ATGGAAGACATCGTCATCGTTTCGGCTGCACGCACGGCGGTCGGCAAGTTCGGCGGCTCGCTCGCCGGCATTGCGGCCACGGAACTGGGCGCCCTCGTGATCAAGGAAGTGATTGCACGCGCGAACCTCACGGCCGAGCAGGTCGGCGAGGCCATCATGGGCCAGGTACTGGCAGCCGGCGCGGGCCAGAACCCCGCGCGGCAGGCATGGCTCAAGAGCGGCGGCGCCAAGGAAACCCCGGCGCTCACCATCAACGCGGTGTGCGGCTCGGGCCTGAAGGCCGTGATGCTCGCAGCGCAGGCCGTGGCCACCGGCGACAGCGAAATCGTGATTGCCGGCGGGCAAGAGAACATGAGCATGGCGCCGCACGTGCTGCCCAACTCGCGCAACGGCCAGCGCATGGGCGACTGGAAAATGGTCGACACGATGATCGTCGACGGCCTGTGGGACGTATACAACCAGTACCACATGGGCATCACGGCCGAGAACGTGGCCAAGAAGTTCGGCATCGACCGCTCGGCGCAAGATGAACTCGCCCTCGGCAGCCAGACCAAGGCTGCGGCTGCGCAAGATGCCGGCAAGTTCAAGGACGAGATCGTGCCGGTGAGCATTCCGCAGAAGAAGGGCGACCCGCTCGTCTTCGACAAGGACGAGTTCATCAACCGCAAGACCAGCGCCGAAGGCCTGGCGGGCCTGCGCCCCGCGTTCGACAAGGCCGGCGGCGTGACCGCGGGCAATGCCTCGGGCCTGAACGACGGCGCTGCCGCGGTGATGGTGATGACGGCCAAGAAGGCCGCCGCCCTGGGCCTGAAGCCGCTGGGCCGCATCGCAAGCTATGCTACCGCCGGCCTCGACCCGGCCATCATGGGCATGGGCCCGGTGCCCGCGTCGACCAAGGCGCTGCAGCGTGCCGGCTGGAAGGCGGCCGATCTCGACCTGCTCGAGATCAACGAGGCCTTTGCCGCTCAGGCCTGCGCGGTGAACAAGGAAATGGGCTGGGACGTGAACAAGGTGAACGTGAACGGCGGCGCCATTGCCATCGGTCACCCCATCGGTGCGTCGGGCTGCCGCATTCTTGTGACGTTGCTGCACGAAATGCAGCGGCAGAACGCCAAGAAGGGCATTGCGTCGCTGTGCATCGGCGGCGGCATGGGTGTGGCGCTGACTATCGAGCGCTGA
- a CDS encoding LysR family transcriptional regulator, giving the protein MLFDLTDLRLFVATAELGNLTRAAERQHLSLAAASARIKALETQAGLQLLQREARGVRLLPPGEAFLHHARLVLHQTEQLRADLLEYGGGLRGHLRVFANTTAVTDFLPEILPGFLARNPRINVDLQEKPNAQIPRGVLDGRADIGIVAGRVDTLGLEAIHFSTDRLVLVTSRKHRFAKRRKISFAETLDEDAIGMQQGSTLQTFLAQITDNLGKRQKLRIQLGSFDAMCRMIGSGVGIGVVPESAARRNQESMQLALIDLSDAWCVRERYLLVRDRSALPIYAQALVETLCRHYAGEQAAV; this is encoded by the coding sequence ATGCTCTTCGACCTGACCGACCTGCGCCTTTTCGTTGCCACGGCCGAACTCGGCAACCTCACGCGGGCCGCCGAGCGGCAGCACCTGTCGCTTGCGGCGGCCAGTGCGCGCATCAAGGCGCTCGAAACGCAGGCGGGCCTGCAATTGCTGCAGCGCGAGGCACGCGGCGTGCGACTGCTACCTCCGGGCGAAGCCTTCTTGCATCACGCCCGCCTGGTACTCCACCAGACCGAGCAACTGCGCGCCGACCTGCTCGAATACGGCGGCGGCCTGCGCGGCCATTTGCGCGTATTCGCCAACACCACGGCGGTGACGGATTTCCTGCCCGAAATACTGCCCGGCTTTCTTGCGCGCAACCCCCGCATTAACGTCGACCTTCAGGAAAAACCGAATGCTCAGATCCCGCGCGGTGTGCTCGACGGCCGCGCCGACATCGGCATCGTGGCCGGCCGCGTCGACACACTGGGGCTCGAAGCCATCCACTTCAGCACCGACCGGCTGGTGCTCGTTACCTCGCGCAAGCACCGCTTCGCAAAGCGCCGAAAGATTTCATTTGCCGAGACGCTGGACGAAGACGCGATCGGCATGCAGCAAGGCAGCACGTTGCAGACTTTTTTGGCGCAGATTACCGACAACCTCGGCAAGCGGCAGAAACTGCGCATCCAGCTAGGCAGCTTCGACGCGATGTGCCGGATGATCGGCAGCGGCGTGGGCATTGGCGTGGTGCCCGAGTCGGCTGCACGGCGCAATCAGGAGAGCATGCAGCTCGCACTGATCGACCTGAGCGATGCGTGGTGTGTGCGGGAGCGGTACCTGCTGGTGCGAGACCGGTCGGCGTTGCCGATCTATGCACAGGCGCTGGTCGAAACGCTGTGCCGGCACTATGCGGGGGAGCAGGCTGCTGTTTGA
- a CDS encoding tripartite tricarboxylate transporter substrate binding protein — protein MRFRALALLSFAAALIAAGPATAQPYPSRPVTLIVPQAAGGTNDIVGRLVGQKIGEVMNASVVVDNRPGAGGNIGTQLVAKGPKDGYTLLMTISSSQAINPALYKNAGFDPVKDFKPVGLIGAVPNVLLVNPSFPPKDFNEFLKLAREKGANYQYASAGNGTLNHLLGEMLNSMAGISLQHVPYKGVAPALNDVLGGQLPIVFASLPSALSHIKAGKLRALAVSGDKRSPVLPDVPTIGEAVPGYNGTLWIGLFAPAGVPPDVLATLQDATRKALAAKDLRDKLDQQGVEIAAPTTPEQFSKLLQDDLAKWARIVKASGAAVD, from the coding sequence ATGAGATTTCGCGCACTGGCCCTTCTTTCGTTCGCCGCCGCATTGATTGCTGCAGGCCCCGCAACCGCGCAGCCGTATCCTTCGCGCCCGGTTACCCTCATAGTGCCCCAGGCCGCGGGCGGCACCAACGACATCGTGGGTCGCCTTGTGGGCCAGAAGATCGGCGAGGTGATGAACGCCAGCGTGGTGGTCGACAACCGTCCGGGCGCGGGCGGCAACATCGGCACGCAGCTCGTCGCCAAGGGCCCGAAGGACGGCTACACGCTGCTCATGACCATCAGCAGCAGCCAGGCCATCAACCCCGCGCTCTACAAGAACGCGGGCTTCGACCCGGTGAAAGACTTCAAGCCCGTGGGCCTGATTGGCGCGGTGCCCAATGTGCTGCTGGTCAACCCTTCTTTTCCCCCCAAGGATTTCAACGAGTTCCTGAAGCTTGCGCGGGAGAAGGGCGCAAATTACCAGTACGCCTCGGCCGGCAACGGCACGCTCAACCACCTGCTTGGCGAAATGCTCAACAGCATGGCCGGCATCTCCCTGCAGCACGTGCCGTACAAGGGCGTGGCTCCCGCGCTGAACGACGTGCTCGGCGGGCAACTGCCCATTGTTTTTGCCAGCCTGCCTTCAGCGCTTTCGCACATCAAGGCCGGCAAGCTGCGCGCGCTGGCGGTGAGCGGCGACAAGCGCTCGCCGGTACTGCCCGACGTGCCCACCATCGGCGAGGCGGTGCCGGGCTACAACGGCACGCTGTGGATCGGCCTGTTCGCGCCCGCGGGCGTTCCGCCTGACGTGCTCGCCACGCTGCAAGATGCCACGCGCAAGGCGCTGGCCGCAAAGGACCTGCGCGACAAGCTCGACCAGCAGGGCGTCGAGATTGCGGCACCCACCACGCCGGAGCAATTCTCGAAGCTGCTGCAGGACGACCTCGCCAAGTGGGCGCGCATCGTCAAGGCATCGGGCGCCGCCGTGGATTGA
- a CDS encoding FAS1-like dehydratase domain-containing protein, with product MNNHAPENSSPLIGGDTLAKLQSWQGRSEMLADDITAAPVRALSATLDRDDPLPAAGTRLPELWHWLYFLPHHRQSEIGEDGHAKRGGFLPPVPLPRRMWAGGRLVWEKGNPLQVGDTVERTSTIASVTHKAGRTGELVFVLVRHEVRNAHGLALTEEHDIVYRAAAAADEKTPPPTPAPKDAAFSREIVPDDVLLFRYSALTFNGHRIHYDRRYVTQVEGYPGLIVHGPLIATLLVDLLRRNVPGAQLARFEFRAVRPTFDIAPFRVHGKPAEGSTDSKTFSLWGEDADGWLTMQATAVLA from the coding sequence ATGAACAATCACGCGCCGGAAAATTCCTCTCCACTGATCGGCGGCGACACACTCGCAAAGCTCCAGTCATGGCAGGGCCGCAGCGAAATGCTCGCCGACGACATCACCGCCGCACCCGTGCGCGCTCTCTCGGCCACGCTGGACCGCGACGACCCGCTGCCCGCCGCCGGCACGCGCCTGCCCGAGCTCTGGCACTGGCTCTACTTCTTGCCTCACCATCGCCAATCCGAAATCGGCGAAGACGGCCATGCGAAGCGCGGCGGTTTCCTGCCGCCCGTGCCGCTACCGCGCCGCATGTGGGCCGGCGGACGGCTGGTGTGGGAGAAGGGCAATCCGCTGCAAGTCGGCGACACGGTCGAGCGCACTTCGACCATCGCTTCGGTCACCCACAAGGCAGGCCGCACCGGCGAACTGGTGTTCGTGCTCGTGCGCCATGAAGTGCGCAACGCGCATGGCCTGGCGCTCACCGAAGAGCACGACATCGTCTATCGCGCCGCGGCCGCGGCCGACGAGAAAACCCCGCCGCCCACGCCGGCGCCGAAAGACGCCGCCTTCAGCCGCGAGATCGTTCCCGACGACGTGCTGCTGTTCCGCTACTCGGCACTCACCTTCAACGGCCACCGCATTCACTACGACCGCCGCTACGTGACGCAGGTCGAGGGCTATCCGGGCCTGATCGTGCATGGCCCGCTCATTGCCACGCTGCTGGTCGACCTGCTGCGCCGCAACGTGCCGGGCGCGCAACTCGCACGCTTCGAATTCCGCGCCGTGCGGCCGACCTTCGACATCGCGCCGTTCCGCGTGCACGGCAAGCCGGCCGAAGGCAGCACCGACAGCAAGACTTTCAGCCTGTGGGGCGAAGACGCCGACGGCTGGCTCACTATGCAGGCCACGGCCGTGCTCGCATGA
- a CDS encoding CaiB/BaiF CoA transferase family protein produces MTRPLDGITVVSLEHAIAAPFCTRQLADLGARVIKVERPGVGDFARAYDARVGGEASHFVWVNRSKESLTLDLKQPAALAVLQELVAGADVLVQNLAPGAAARMGLGAEALQAKHPRLIVCDISGYGEDGPYRDKKAYDLLIQSEAGFLSVTGTPDDPCKSGNSIADIAAGMYAYTGILAALLQRGKTGKGSHIDVSMLESLAEWMGYPMYYAYEGAPPPPRSAASHATIYPYGPFPAGDGGTVMLGLQNEREWRAFCEKVLLQAELATDARFDSNARRNENREALRTIIVETFAALGTAQVLERLDAAQIANARMNDMAGLWAHPQLQARDRWRQVGSPAGDIPALLPAGRQSAFDYRMDPVPAVGEHTEAILRSLGRGNADIAALREAGAV; encoded by the coding sequence ATGACAAGACCCCTCGACGGCATTACCGTGGTTTCGCTCGAGCACGCGATTGCCGCACCGTTCTGCACACGGCAACTGGCCGACCTCGGCGCCCGCGTCATCAAGGTGGAGCGGCCCGGCGTCGGTGACTTTGCGCGCGCCTACGACGCCCGCGTGGGGGGCGAGGCGTCGCACTTCGTGTGGGTGAACCGCTCGAAGGAAAGCCTCACGCTCGACCTCAAGCAGCCCGCCGCTCTGGCCGTTCTGCAAGAACTGGTGGCCGGGGCCGACGTGCTGGTGCAGAACCTCGCGCCCGGTGCCGCCGCCCGCATGGGACTGGGCGCCGAAGCGCTGCAGGCGAAGCATCCGCGGCTCATCGTGTGCGACATCTCGGGTTACGGCGAAGACGGCCCCTACCGCGACAAGAAGGCCTACGACCTCTTGATACAGAGCGAAGCGGGCTTCCTGTCAGTCACGGGCACCCCGGACGATCCGTGCAAGTCCGGCAACTCCATCGCCGATATTGCAGCGGGCATGTATGCGTACACCGGCATCCTCGCGGCGCTGCTGCAGCGTGGCAAGACCGGCAAGGGCTCGCACATCGACGTGTCCATGCTCGAGTCGCTCGCCGAGTGGATGGGCTACCCGATGTACTACGCCTACGAGGGCGCGCCACCCCCGCCGCGCAGCGCCGCATCGCACGCCACCATCTACCCCTACGGTCCGTTTCCCGCGGGCGACGGCGGCACGGTGATGCTGGGCCTGCAGAACGAGCGCGAATGGCGCGCGTTCTGCGAGAAGGTGCTGCTGCAGGCGGAGCTTGCCACCGATGCGCGCTTCGACAGCAACGCCCGGCGCAACGAGAACCGCGAAGCGCTGCGCACCATCATCGTGGAGACCTTCGCCGCGCTCGGCACCGCGCAGGTGCTCGAGCGCCTCGATGCCGCGCAGATTGCCAACGCACGCATGAACGACATGGCGGGGCTCTGGGCGCATCCGCAATTGCAGGCGCGCGACCGCTGGCGGCAGGTGGGTTCGCCGGCCGGGGACATTCCGGCGCTGTTGCCCGCAGGCCGCCAGAGCGCGTTCGACTACCGCATGGACCCGGTGCCCGCCGTGGGCGAGCACACCGAGGCCATTCTGCGCAGCCTAGGGCGGGGCAATGCCGACATTGCGGCTTTGCGAGAGGCAGGGGCGGTGTGA
- a CDS encoding HpcH/HpaI aldolase/citrate lyase family protein yields the protein MDAASPLALARTFLFVPADRPERHARALASGAGGVIVDLEDAVAPDRKAEARALLKASFSALSVAQRQRLLVRINASGTPWHDNDRAEVGELVAQGLIAGVMLPKAERAADLQQLGVVIGPNGLIVPLIESAAGLEAARELAAAPQVLRLAFGNLDFQADLGLACDADEAELVPVRLALVLASRRAGLAAPIDGVTPDWRDMARLANDAARARRGGFGAKLCIHPDQVAPVHAALGPSTGELAWARRVMDATRAAGGGVVSLDGRMVDAPVVRLAERLLALESQAPP from the coding sequence ATGGATGCAGCTTCGCCGCTGGCCTTGGCACGTACGTTCCTGTTCGTGCCTGCTGACCGCCCCGAGCGCCATGCGCGTGCGCTGGCCAGCGGCGCGGGCGGCGTGATCGTCGACCTGGAAGACGCCGTGGCGCCCGATCGAAAGGCGGAGGCGCGCGCGCTGCTGAAGGCTTCTTTCTCTGCCTTGAGCGTGGCGCAGCGCCAGCGCCTGCTGGTGCGCATCAACGCCAGTGGTACGCCATGGCACGACAACGACCGGGCCGAGGTGGGCGAGCTCGTCGCTCAAGGCCTGATTGCCGGCGTGATGCTGCCGAAGGCCGAGCGTGCTGCCGACCTGCAGCAACTCGGTGTAGTTATCGGACCGAACGGCCTGATCGTGCCGTTGATCGAATCGGCCGCGGGCCTGGAAGCCGCGCGCGAACTCGCGGCGGCACCGCAGGTGCTGCGGCTCGCCTTCGGCAATCTCGATTTCCAGGCCGACCTGGGGCTTGCCTGCGATGCGGACGAAGCCGAGCTGGTGCCCGTGCGCCTGGCACTGGTGCTCGCCTCGCGCCGCGCCGGGCTTGCGGCGCCCATCGACGGCGTCACCCCCGATTGGCGCGACATGGCGCGGCTTGCCAACGACGCGGCCCGCGCACGGCGCGGCGGCTTCGGCGCCAAGCTTTGCATTCACCCGGACCAGGTCGCGCCCGTGCATGCCGCGCTCGGCCCAAGCACGGGCGAACTCGCATGGGCGCGCCGAGTGATGGATGCGACCCGAGCCGCGGGCGGCGGTGTCGTCAGCCTCGACGGACGCATGGTCGACGCACCGGTGGTGCGCCTCGCAGAACGCCTGCTGGCACTCGAATCGCAAGCTCCGCCCTGA
- a CDS encoding tripartite tricarboxylate transporter substrate-binding protein encodes MAVQAPATAQAPWPDKPITMVVPYSAGGPTDVVARMLAIPMGKSLGQTVIVENTVGAGGTIAPGRVAKAAPNGYTILIHHMGMATAPALYKKLSYDPLKDFEYVGQVMDVPMTLLSRKDFPANNFQELLGYVKANKDKVTLANAGVGAVSQLCGMLLAHQIGVQLTTVPYKGAGPALNDLMGGQVDLLCDQTTQTAPVIKDGNRVKVFGVTTPKRLSSMPNIPTLDEQGLKGFDVKVWHGIYAPKGTPPAVMQKLNTALRAALQDDMVKHRFAELSTEAVPMDKVTPEALRTHLAAETEKWGKVIRAAGVQAD; translated from the coding sequence ATGGCGGTTCAAGCACCAGCCACCGCGCAGGCCCCCTGGCCCGACAAGCCCATCACCATGGTCGTGCCGTATTCGGCCGGCGGCCCCACCGACGTGGTGGCGCGCATGCTGGCCATTCCCATGGGCAAGTCGCTCGGGCAGACCGTCATCGTCGAGAACACGGTGGGTGCGGGCGGCACCATCGCGCCCGGGCGCGTGGCCAAGGCGGCGCCCAACGGCTACACCATCCTGATCCATCACATGGGCATGGCCACCGCGCCGGCGCTCTACAAGAAGCTCAGCTACGACCCGCTGAAAGACTTCGAATACGTCGGCCAGGTGATGGACGTGCCGATGACGCTGCTTTCACGCAAGGATTTTCCGGCCAACAACTTCCAGGAACTGCTGGGCTATGTGAAGGCAAACAAGGACAAGGTCACGCTCGCCAACGCCGGCGTTGGTGCGGTGTCGCAGCTGTGCGGCATGCTTCTGGCGCATCAGATCGGCGTGCAGCTCACCACCGTGCCTTACAAAGGCGCCGGCCCCGCGCTCAACGACCTCATGGGCGGGCAGGTCGACCTGCTGTGCGACCAGACCACGCAGACCGCGCCGGTCATCAAGGACGGCAATCGCGTGAAGGTGTTCGGCGTGACCACGCCCAAGCGGCTGTCGAGCATGCCCAACATCCCGACGCTCGACGAGCAGGGGCTCAAGGGCTTCGACGTGAAGGTGTGGCACGGCATCTACGCGCCCAAGGGCACGCCGCCGGCGGTGATGCAAAAGCTCAACACGGCGCTGCGGGCGGCGCTGCAGGACGACATGGTCAAGCATCGCTTCGCCGAACTGAGCACCGAGGCCGTGCCGATGGACAAGGTCACGCCCGAAGCCCTGCGCACCCACCTCGCGGCCGAGACCGAGAAGTGGGGCAAGGTGATTCGCGCAGCGGGCGTGCAGGCGGACTGA
- a CDS encoding xanthine dehydrogenase family protein molybdopterin-binding subunit, translating into MLPTHIDPSELPRALQRLLAASQPDDAAALPRRSFLKLAGVGGLAIGAFPHMAMAQADGAAKAAGGLKPTQQPLAFVQIARNGEVTVTHNRLEFGQGVQTGLPMILAEELDADWSLVRSKSGTNDAAYHDPVFGMHLTGGSNSIKNSFTQYRELGARARAMLLSAAAARWNVDVATLRTQAGTVLGPGGRKLGYGELAEAAMALPVPEKVTLKDPKDFRIIGRPTTRLDARAKSSGRQDFGIDVKQPGQLTAVVAHPPVFGARLKSVDDSAARAVKGVKVVLRVPLDRGAEGVAVVADGYWPAKMGRDALKLQWDTSAVEKVDSEKQLAQYRELAAKPGPRKFDADMAPLAKAPKQLEAEFVFPYLAHAPMEPLNCTVKLSADRAELWVGTQSAGLDAAAAARVLGLKPEQVSVHVQMAGGGFGRRFVGSSDYVVEACQIAKAARTAGLTAPVRLLWSREDDIKGGYYRPMHLHRARIGFNERGKVLAWDHVIVGQSILTGTVFESFQVKDGIDASATEGMREPYPLPMRLTVHHPKVNVPVLWWRSVGSTHTAFVMETLIDEIAHSTKQDPVAYRMQLFGDKHPRHRAALQMAVDKSGYGNKQLAQGRAWGVAVHESFQSVVAYVVEASVKDGQPVLHRATAGVHCNLAVNPRSVEAQVQGAAVMGLSMCLPGGAITLKDGEVQQSNFGDFAVARITHMPEFEVHVVPSADAPTGIGEPGLPPLAPAFANALARLTGKPLRQLPFNLA; encoded by the coding sequence ATGTTGCCCACCCATATCGATCCGAGCGAACTCCCGCGCGCCCTGCAACGCCTGCTGGCCGCAAGCCAGCCCGACGACGCCGCCGCCCTGCCCCGCCGCAGCTTCCTGAAGCTGGCTGGCGTGGGCGGTTTGGCGATTGGCGCGTTTCCGCACATGGCCATGGCGCAGGCCGACGGTGCGGCCAAAGCGGCCGGCGGACTCAAGCCCACGCAGCAGCCGCTTGCCTTCGTGCAGATTGCCCGCAACGGCGAAGTCACGGTCACCCACAACCGGCTTGAATTTGGCCAAGGCGTGCAGACGGGCCTGCCGATGATCCTGGCCGAAGAGCTCGATGCCGACTGGAGCCTGGTGCGCAGCAAGAGCGGCACCAACGATGCGGCCTACCACGACCCCGTGTTCGGCATGCACCTGACCGGCGGCTCCAACTCCATCAAGAACAGCTTCACGCAATACCGCGAGCTTGGCGCCCGTGCACGGGCCATGCTGCTGTCGGCCGCAGCCGCAAGGTGGAATGTGGACGTGGCCACGCTGCGCACACAGGCCGGCACTGTGCTGGGCCCGGGCGGACGCAAGCTGGGCTACGGCGAACTGGCCGAAGCCGCCATGGCATTGCCGGTGCCCGAGAAGGTCACGCTCAAAGACCCGAAGGACTTCCGCATCATCGGCCGGCCCACCACGCGGCTGGACGCACGCGCCAAGAGCAGTGGCCGGCAAGACTTCGGCATCGACGTCAAGCAGCCCGGGCAACTCACCGCGGTGGTGGCCCATCCGCCGGTGTTCGGCGCGCGGCTGAAGTCGGTGGACGACAGCGCTGCGCGCGCAGTCAAGGGCGTGAAGGTCGTGCTGCGCGTGCCGCTCGATCGCGGCGCCGAAGGCGTGGCGGTGGTGGCCGACGGCTACTGGCCGGCCAAGATGGGCCGCGATGCGCTGAAGCTGCAGTGGGACACCTCCGCCGTCGAAAAGGTCGACAGCGAAAAGCAATTGGCGCAATATCGCGAACTGGCCGCCAAGCCCGGCCCGCGCAAGTTCGATGCCGACATGGCACCGCTGGCCAAGGCGCCCAAACAGCTCGAAGCCGAGTTCGTGTTCCCCTACCTGGCCCATGCGCCCATGGAGCCGCTGAACTGCACCGTGAAGCTGTCGGCCGACCGCGCCGAGCTCTGGGTCGGCACGCAGAGCGCCGGGCTGGACGCCGCCGCGGCGGCACGTGTGCTGGGCCTCAAGCCCGAGCAGGTGAGCGTGCATGTGCAAATGGCGGGCGGCGGCTTCGGCCGTCGCTTCGTGGGCTCGAGCGACTACGTGGTCGAGGCCTGCCAGATCGCCAAGGCCGCGCGCACCGCGGGCCTGACCGCGCCGGTGCGCCTGCTGTGGAGCCGCGAGGACGACATCAAGGGCGGCTACTACCGCCCCATGCACCTGCACCGCGCACGCATCGGCTTCAACGAGCGCGGCAAGGTGCTGGCGTGGGACCACGTCATCGTGGGCCAGTCGATCCTCACGGGAACGGTGTTCGAGTCGTTCCAGGTCAAGGACGGCATCGACGCGTCAGCCACAGAGGGCATGCGCGAACCGTACCCGCTGCCGATGCGCCTGACCGTGCACCATCCCAAGGTCAACGTGCCGGTGCTGTGGTGGCGCAGCGTGGGTTCCACGCACACCGCCTTCGTGATGGAAACGCTCATCGACGAGATCGCGCACAGCACAAAGCAGGACCCGGTGGCCTATCGCATGCAGCTCTTCGGAGACAAGCACCCGCGCCATCGCGCCGCGCTGCAAATGGCGGTCGACAAGAGCGGCTACGGCAACAAGCAGCTGGCACAGGGCCGCGCCTGGGGCGTGGCGGTGCACGAGTCCTTCCAGTCGGTGGTGGCCTATGTGGTGGAAGCTTCGGTGAAAGACGGCCAGCCGGTTCTGCACCGCGCCACCGCCGGCGTGCACTGCAACCTCGCCGTCAATCCGCGCAGCGTGGAGGCGCAGGTGCAGGGTGCCGCGGTCATGGGCCTGTCGATGTGCCTGCCGGGCGGCGCCATCACGCTGAAGGACGGTGAAGTGCAGCAAAGCAACTTCGGCGACTTTGCCGTGGCCCGCATCACCCACATGCCGGAGTTCGAGGTGCACGTGGTGCCGAGCGCCGACGCGCCCACCGGCATCGGCGAGCCGGGCCTGCCGCCGCTGGCGCCGGCGTTCGCCAACGCCCTGGCGCGGCTGACGGGCAAGCCGCTGCGCCAGCTGCCTTTCAACCTGGCGTAA
- a CDS encoding (2Fe-2S)-binding protein, producing MSALHVNGREHTVDADPGTPILWALRDTLGMTGTKFGCGAALCGACTVHLDGQAIRSCITPISAAEGKKIVTIEAATDGSDRVGAAVHAAWVKHDVAQCGYCQSGQIMSATAFIKSLPPGKQPSADEIDSAMAGNICRCGTYARIRAAVADAAKTLA from the coding sequence ATGAGCGCGCTCCACGTCAATGGCCGTGAACACACGGTCGACGCCGATCCCGGCACCCCCATCCTCTGGGCCCTGCGCGACACGCTGGGCATGACCGGCACCAAGTTCGGCTGCGGCGCCGCGCTGTGCGGTGCCTGCACCGTGCACCTGGACGGCCAGGCCATCCGCTCGTGCATCACGCCCATCTCGGCGGCCGAAGGCAAGAAGATCGTCACCATCGAAGCCGCCACCGACGGCAGCGACCGGGTCGGCGCGGCCGTGCATGCCGCATGGGTGAAGCACGACGTGGCGCAGTGCGGCTACTGCCAGAGCGGGCAGATCATGAGCGCCACGGCGTTCATCAAATCGCTGCCGCCCGGCAAGCAGCCCAGCGCGGACGAGATCGATTCGGCCATGGCCGGCAACATCTGCCGCTGCGGCACCTATGCCCGCATCCGGGCCGCGGTGGCCGATGCCGCCAAGACCCTGGCCTGA
- a CDS encoding c-type cytochrome, giving the protein MTENQRPHRGAGRTAAVSRGVLASLVALPCIAAGIACPAPASASQALAQKYSCVACHQPATKVVGPSWKDIGARYGDGKGTAAQLAASIKAGSSGKWGSMPMPPQAQVPDADAQLLAQWLLDGAK; this is encoded by the coding sequence ATGACCGAAAACCAGAGACCGCATCGCGGCGCCGGCCGCACCGCCGCCGTTTCGCGCGGGGTGCTCGCCTCCCTCGTGGCGCTGCCATGCATCGCCGCCGGGATTGCCTGCCCCGCACCAGCTTCAGCCAGCCAGGCGCTGGCCCAGAAGTATTCGTGCGTTGCGTGCCATCAGCCGGCCACCAAGGTCGTGGGCCCCTCCTGGAAAGACATTGGCGCAAGGTACGGCGACGGCAAGGGAACGGCCGCGCAGCTGGCCGCCAGCATCAAGGCCGGCAGTTCCGGAAAGTGGGGTTCGATGCCGATGCCCCCGCAAGCACAGGTTCCCGACGCTGACGCACAGCTGCTCGCGCAATGGCTGCTCGACGGCGCCAAGTAG